Proteins encoded together in one Quercus lobata isolate SW786 chromosome 3, ValleyOak3.0 Primary Assembly, whole genome shotgun sequence window:
- the LOC115980921 gene encoding uncharacterized protein LOC115980921 has product MDRKSVGVVSLQEPSSWRVYVDGTTNQIGSGMRLVLISPEKITIEKSLRLSFSATNNKAECEALLVGMTMVQKMRGKTVEVFSDSRLVVGQVKGELEAKDARMQEYLSQVKHLKSGYESFNLQSFPRVILVEDLCKPTKMKSKVVHIHQIRVGPSWMDPIVLFLKEDILLEEESEVDKVQRKAPRFYLFEDQKLYKCSSFGPYLLCIHPKTMELLLEELHEGICGSHTGGRSLSHRALRDIGGQICKGKHKRPFPKTTENKRWLLVGTDYFTKWVETEPLANIKDMDAKRFIWKNIVTQFEIPYTLISYNGLQFDSKAFRRYCCDLDIANRYSTPAYSQGNGQVETVNKVIVSGLKKRLDDAKGKWVEELPHFLWTYQTTPRRSTRKTPFSLTYGVEAVIPLETGFPMLRTSSFTPSSNDGVLSTQA; this is encoded by the exons ATGGATAGAAAATCGGTTGGTGTGGTTTCCTTGCAAGAGCCTTCATCCTGGAGGGTATACGTTGATGGTACGACGAATCAAATAGGATCTGGAATGAGGCTAGTTCTGATATCTCCTGAGAAAATCACTATTGAGAAATCCTTGAGATTGAGCTTCTCGGCCACAAACAATAAGGCTGAATGTGAAGCTCTATTGGTAGGGATGACCATGGTTcaaaaaatgagaggaaaaacaGTGGAGGTCTTCTCAGATTCAAGATTAGTGGTGGGTCAAGTAAAAGGAGAGCTAGAAGCCAAGGATGCGAGAATGCAAGAATATTTAAGTCAGGTTAAGCATTTGAAGTCGGGGTATGAATCTTTCAACTTGCAGAGTTTTCCTCGGGTTATCCTCGTTGAAGACTTGTGTAAGCCTACTAAGATGAAGAGTAAGGTGGTCCATATCCATCAAATTAGGGTGggacctagctggatggaccccatagtTTTGTTCCTCAAGGAGGACATCTTGCTCGAGGAAGAATCAGAGGTTGACAAGGTGCAGAGAAAGGCTCCTCGATTTTATCTGTTCGAGGACCAAAAGTTATACAAGTGCTCCTCTTTCGGACCATATTTGCTGTGCATACACCCTAAGACAATGGAGCTACTCCTAgaagagttacatgaagggatttgtggaagccatactgGAGGTAGATCTTTATCTCATAGGGCCCTCAGGGATATTGGTGGTCAAATATGTAAAGGGAAGCacaaga GGCCCTTCCCTAAGACAACAGAGAATAAGAGATGgttgctggtcggcacagattacttcaccaaatgggttgaaacTGAACCACTAGCGAATATCAAGGATATGGATGCCAAGAGATTTAtctggaaaaatattgtcactcaGTTTGAGATTCCTTATACACTCATCTCGTACAATGGTCTTCAGTTCGATAGCAAAGCCTTCAGGAGGTATTGCTGTGACTTGGACATAGCAAATAGATATTCCACCCCGGCATATTCACAGGGGAATGGACAGGTCGAGACTGTTAATAAAGTCATAGTGAGTGGGCTCAAAAAGAGGCTGgatgatgcaaaaggaaaatgggtggaggagTTGCCACACTTCCTTTGGACATATCAGACTACACCTCGTAGGTCCACTAGGAAGACGCCATTTTCATTGACTTATGGGGTCGAGGCTGTGATTCCTTTGGAGACAGGATTTCCAATGCTGAGAACAAGCTCTTTTACTCCGAGCAGCAATGATGGCGTACTATCAACACAAGCTTAA